ACCAGCACACCGTCACAGGCAAGTTCGGGCATGCGTACCTTGCCATTGACGCTGACTTCAAGCTTCGCCGTCTGGCGCGTCTCACGCAGCAGCGATACCTCGTTGATGGCGCAGACAGAGTGCACTTCACCCGCGTTGGTGGTGGCGGTCATCCTGAGCGGCGATATGGCGATCTGCGTGGCCTTTGACAGCCGTTCCTCGATCGATCGGCTGGAACGATATTTGTTCATCAGGAACCCGACCGAGCCGAGGTTGAGACCGAATGCAGGAATGATGTGATCGATATCGATCATGGCATGAAGCGTCTGCAACATGAAGCCGTCACCCCCGACGACGACCGCCACGTCGGCATCTTCGAGCGCGACCCATTCGCGGCTGTTGCGCAAGCCTTCACATGCTTCCTGCGCGCGATCGGTGGGCGAGGCGAGCAAGGCCATGCGGGAAAAATCAGGCATTGTCGGTCAGGCCCCCGGTAACTTGTGCGCATGAGATATGAGCCGCAGGGGGCGGGCGCAATGCGCAAAAGGAATGGACCGCAATCCGACTGTCCGGTGACAGACACGCTTTGGCAAGAGTTGCCACGCTATAGCGCGCCGATGGTGCACCCTGTTCCTTCATCCCGCAACACCGGCGGACCGCGCGACCGGTTGACCGGACTTCCCGGAGCGAGCGATGCCTTGGCCTGGCTCGACAACGCCGGGACGGGCGGGTTCGTCCATGCCATGCTGGTGGGATTGCATCGCTTTCAGTCGGTCAACCTTGCTTATGGGCAGACGGGGGGCGATCTGGCGCTGACCGAGATTGCCCGCCGCATAAGGGATTGCGTGGCCGATGAACTCGGTGGCGAGGCCCTGATCGCGCGGGTTGGCGGCGGCGAGTTCCTTGTCGCCAGCACAGGCGCCATGAGCCGCGAACGCTGGCAGTGGCTGGCCGAAGCGCTGGCGCGCACCGTTGCCAGGGCACTGCCCTTGCGTGGCGAGGTGCTGCACCTTTCGCCCCGCACAGCACTGCTCCGCGGGCAGCCGGGCGAGGGTGGCGCGGCGCTTCTGGACCGGCTTGATCAGGCGCTGTCATCGTTGCAGCAGCAGCGCGGGCGGCGGCTACTGTGGGCCGATGGTTCGCATCGGGCACGCGGGCGAAGCGCAGCGCGGCTTGAAGCGGACCTGATCGGCGCAATGGCGCGCGACGAGATCGGGCTGGTATTCCAGCCGCAATATGACGTGGCTTCGGGGGCACTGGCCGGTGCCGAAGCGCTGGCGCGATGGGATCATCCGCAACTCGGCCGGATTGGCGCGGAAACGCTGTTCGCGATTGCCGAACGCGGCGATCATGTTGCGCAACTTTCCCGCCATATTGCGCGGCGGGCATTGGCGATTGCATCGGGTTGGCAACTGCCGTTGGCGCTTTCTCTGAATGTGACGGCGGAGGATCTGGGGGATGAAAATTTTGCCAGCGACATTCAAGCGATCCTGACCGCAACCGCGTTTGCACCGGACTTGCTTACCTTGGAAGTTACCGAACATGCGCTGGTCGCAGACTTCACCCGGTCGGCGCAGGCATTGGGCGAACTGGCATCCATCGGAGTGCGAATTGCGCTGGATGATTTCGGCACCGGCTATGCCAACTTCCAGACGCTCAAAGCGCTGCCGATCGATACGCTCAAACTCGACGCATCACTGGCGCGGGACATCGATCATGACGCGCGCGATCGGGCGATCCTGCGCGCCATTGTCGCCATGGCACGTGCGCTTGGCCAGAAGGTCGTTGTCGAAGGTATTGAACGCGAAACCCAGCTTGCCGTTCTGGCCCAGGAGGGCTGCGATACGTTCCAGGGCTTCCTGCGCGCTGGACCTCTCCCTGCCGAAGCGATTGCAGCAATGCCGCGCTAGGCGGCCTTGCGCGCGCGCCGGGCGATGGCTGAGAGGCCCTTGGTCATCTGCACAAGACCATTGAGTCGGCCTTCCGGGGTGCCCCATGCGCGGGTAATGACCAGCTTGTTGTCAGGCCGCAGCTTGGCGATACCGTTCAACCGCTCGACATAGCCGATCAGGCCCATTGGATCGGGGAACGTGTCCTTGTGGAAGCTGACGAGCGCACCCTTGGCACCCACATCGATCTTGGCGATGTTGGCTTCTATCGCCTGACGCTTGATCTCGATCAGGCGGAGCAGGTTCTGCGTGGGTTGTGGCAACGGACCGAAGCGGTCGATCATCTCGGCGGCAAGCGCTTCGACCGCATCGGGGCCTTCGGCGTCGCTCATCCGGCGGTATAGCGCCATGCGGACGGCCAGATCCGGGACGTAGTTTTCAGGGATCATGATCGGTGCATCGACCGTGATTTGCGGGCTGAGCGCATCGCGTTCGCGCGCCAGGCTGATATCACCTGCCTTGGCCGCAAGGATCGCATCTTCCAGCATCGACTGGTAAAGTTCGAAGCCGACTTCCTTGATGTGGCCCGATTGTTCATCGCCCAGCAGGTTGCCCGCACCGCGCAGGTCGAGATCATGGCTGGCAAGCTGGAAGCCCGCGCCAAGGCTGTCGAGATCGCCCAGCACCTTCAGCCGCTTTTCGGCGACTTCGGACAGCGCCATGTTTTCAGAATGGGTAAGGTAGGCGTAGGCGCGAATCTTGCCGCGCCCCACGCGTCCGCGAAGCTGGTACAACTGGGCAAGGCCGAAGCGGTCTGCACGGTGGATGACGATGGTGTTGGCCGAAGGAATGTCGATGCCGCTTTCCACGATGGTGGTGGAGAGCAGGACTTCGTACTTCTTTTCATAGAACGCGCCCATCCGATCCTCGACCTCGGTCGGGCTCATCTGGCCGTGCGCGGTTACGAAGCGGACTTCGGGTACGTTCAGCCGCAACCATTCTTCCAGATCGGCCATGTCCGAAATGCGCGGCACGATGATGAAGCTCTGCCCGCCGCGTTGATGTTCGCGCAGCAAGGCCTCGCGCATGACCATGTCATCCCACGGCATGACATATGTGCGCGTGGCGAGGCGATCGACCGGCGGCGTCTGGATCGTGGACAATTCGCGCAGGCCCGACATGGCCATCTGCAACGTGCGCGGGATCGGCGTGGCGGTAAGCGTCAGGACGTGGACATCGGCCTTCAGTTCCTTGAGCTTTTCCTTGTGCGTGACGCCGAAGCGTTGTTCCTCGTCAACGATGACAAGGCCAAGGCGCTTGAACTCGATCGATTTCGACAGCAGCGCATGC
This genomic interval from Novosphingobium sp. CECT 9465 contains the following:
- a CDS encoding NAD kinase; its protein translation is MPDFSRMALLASPTDRAQEACEGLRNSREWVALEDADVAVVVGGDGFMLQTLHAMIDIDHIIPAFGLNLGSVGFLMNKYRSSRSIEERLSKATQIAISPLRMTATTNAGEVHSVCAINEVSLLRETRQTAKLEVSVNGKVRMPELACDGVLVATPAGSTAYNLSANGPILPLSSNMLALTPISPFRPRRWRGAILPDTYEIVFKALESVKRPVLVVADQKEVRDVSEVRVKAWPEHRLTLMFDRGQSLEDRIFAEQFMV
- a CDS encoding bifunctional diguanylate cyclase/phosphodiesterase — encoded protein: MTDTLWQELPRYSAPMVHPVPSSRNTGGPRDRLTGLPGASDALAWLDNAGTGGFVHAMLVGLHRFQSVNLAYGQTGGDLALTEIARRIRDCVADELGGEALIARVGGGEFLVASTGAMSRERWQWLAEALARTVARALPLRGEVLHLSPRTALLRGQPGEGGAALLDRLDQALSSLQQQRGRRLLWADGSHRARGRSAARLEADLIGAMARDEIGLVFQPQYDVASGALAGAEALARWDHPQLGRIGAETLFAIAERGDHVAQLSRHIARRALAIASGWQLPLALSLNVTAEDLGDENFASDIQAILTATAFAPDLLTLEVTEHALVADFTRSAQALGELASIGVRIALDDFGTGYANFQTLKALPIDTLKLDASLARDIDHDARDRAILRAIVAMARALGQKVVVEGIERETQLAVLAQEGCDTFQGFLRAGPLPAEAIAAMPR